AAAATCGCCGGTCTCACAGTAGAAGAAATAATCGAAGAAGCAATAAAACGTAACATAAAAATTTTCGACACCAAGGATGACATAGGGAGCTTGGTTGGTCAACAGCCACAATAAAACTAAAGGGAAGAAAATTTTAATATTTGACACATCCGCCATAAGCGCTCTCTCCCGCATAAGTTTACTAAATAAAATAATTGCCTACAAAAAAGCTACAAATGTAGAGTTAATGTTACCAAGTGTGGTGCACGATGAGCTTAGGAGATATAAAAGTTTTCCAAGAATTAAAGAATTCTTAGAACAAAACTTCAAAGTGATTATCCCACCAAATGAAGTCATGGAAGAGATCGAGAGAAAGAAGAGCGGCCTTGGGCCGGGCGAGATAAGCGTCATAGCCTCAGTAATATCCATAACAAGAGAGGATAATGAAGCCATAGTAATGGCAATCATTGATGACAAGAGAGGAAGAAAATCTGCTAAAGCCCTTAACTTGGAAGTACATGGATCACTCTGGATAATAACTCAGCTCAAGAAACACAACATAATCACAAAGGAAGAAGCAGTAAACAGTATTAGAACACTCCCACAGCACGGTTTCCACATAAGTGAAGAAGACTTACAGGCAGTAATAGAAGAGATCCGAAGAGATTGTTAACAGCGAAGGCAACAACCCATTTCATTCTACTTCACTAAAGTTCTCTTCTTTAGTTTCACACCTTAATTAATCTAAGAACAAGCAAATTATACAATATTCAGCAATTCTTTAGCCGTACCAGCCCAGCGCAAGATTAAGCGAAAAACACTTATTCTATTCCTAGTTTTGGTATGCAGGCTAGGTATGCTCTTCTTAGTTCTTCTCTGTCTATGTGGTATATATCTATGGCTTCTCTGCGCTTGTCGCCCCTCAATTCTTTGACGTATTCTCTTGGCATCCCGTTTCTTAGTAGCCATGTTGTGAACCAATGCCTAAAGCAGTGGGGCCCGAAGTGGTCTTCTAGGCGCGGCGAATTGGGATTATGGAATCCTAGGCGCTTAGCATACTTGACTATCGCATTCCATAATCCATTCCTATCAAGCCTCTGTAAGCTCTGGTAGCTGACGAATAATGCCTTTGTCGGCGGGTTAAGCTTCTCCCTAACCCTAAGCCACCTGCGCAGAACCCTAGCGCACTCATCATCGAAGAAGACTATGCGGTTACTCCTCTTGGGCGTGGGCTTAAGCGTAATAGAGTAATCCTCCCAATTAATATCATCCACATCAAGCCTAAGTAGCTCGCCACGCCTAATACCAGTCTTAGCAAGCAAAACGGCTATGGCCTTATCCCTAGGATCCATAATGGAGTTAACGAGCCTGGACATCTCCTCAACGCTAAGCAGCCTCCTCTCAGGATCATCATAGCCGCTTTTATAACGCTTAAGATACCTCTTCCTAAAAGGCAGAATAATATTTCTGTCAACAATGCCCTCAAATACCAAATAATCATAGAATGATGATAGGGCTGAAAAGTAATTCTCAATAGTCTTATACTTTGCTCCGCCCTCAACTATATGCTGGAGGAAATCCCTTAAAGCATGCAAGTCCACATTAGCAACTGTTAAACCTCTGAATTTAATGAAATTCAGAAAGATCCTCACGCTTGAAAGATACCTTCTTATGCTCTCTTCAGTCATGCCCCTAAGCTTGCAGTCCCTCTTAAAGCCCTCAATAAGTTTCGTATGCTCTTGGAGTAAACTAGTTTTCAGCCCTTCCACCTCCAGCCCCTCCCAGTAAACTCCACAAGCCCATACTCCTCGAGGAGTTCGAGCTGCTTTGAAACGGCCTTAACGAGGTCGGTGTTAGATGGATCGATGTTTAGGCGTGCTAAAATCTCCTCGTCGTTATAGACTCCGCCGCCCCTAAGCAGTTCAATAAGTTCTTTATCGAATCTCCTAACGCCCTCAAAATGCTCCTCTAGGAATGATGCTGCCCTATAGCGCCTAAGCTCATTATCCAGGTTCTCGACAAGCCTTCTTAGAAGCCTATTCTCCTCTCGTAGGCGCTTAACCTCCTCCTCAGCATCCCTAAGCCTCTTAATTAAATCGGCCCTGCTGAGATAGCCCTCCTCGCCATCCTCGCGCCTAATAGAGTCTAGGACACGCTCAATAACAAACTTAGATAGCGATACACCAGCCCTCTCAGCTCGACGCTTCCAATCCTCAACCATCTCCAGAGAAGGCAGATAAATATAGACGGTTCTCTCCTTAATAGTCTCAGTCTTACCCCTATTAGCGCGCGGCATATATAATCAAAAGAATAAATTTAAACCTAGATATAAATTTTTACCGGTAAAATGGTGCGGGGGGTGGGATTCGAACCCCTAGTTCTGGTGCCCTTCATCTCACGAGTGGGCTTACATTCCATATCCGGACACCAAATAGCAACTTATGCTAATTCAACAATTAAAGATTACTTTAACATTAAATGATCTTTTACCGCACTCTGGATATAGGCGCACCACTCACTCATATGGGTCTATGCCGCCTATCCACTCTATAAATCTACGATTTTCCATTAACCATCTTCTCCGGCCATTTTATTGGATGTTATACCATTCAGCTTCTCTTCTAAGCCTGTCGTATTCCGGATCGCTTCCAGCTGCAACCCAGTAGGTTATTCCCGCTAAAAATAATGACAATAGCAGTAATGTTGGGATTAAGGAAATGCTTGTAACGATGCCTACAATAATACTTAGCGTAAAGCCTATCCCTAGAACCGCCAAAAATGATTTAGTTGCTTTAGATTCTCTTGTTTTACGTTTCTCTTTGGCTATGTATAGCTTACGACAAGGTCTTTTGGAGACTCTTTAGGCCCAAATACTGCCGCCGTTATCATAGCAGATGCTCTAATTGGCTTCTTTAAGAGCATATTCAGCATTATGAACTTGCCCGATTTGTGAAACAACTCTTCTAACAAACTCAGATGACGAGAGACTGGCGTGGAAGGCTTCATTAACTTCAGCTTCAATCTTGGTTGGAGATATGGAGATAGATCTCCGCTCAATTGACGCATGAAGACGTCGCAAATTTCTGGTTCTTGGGCGGTATATGAGCGTCTTGAATATAGTGTAATGCAATACCAAGATTCCATAAGCAAGAGGAAATATCTCCCCTAAGATAATAGATTCTCGCGTTTACCACATGGTCGATAATGGTGTAATAATTTAGTTGGTGGTGCCTCCTTCTTGGGTTCTTTCGCCGCCACCTATCCGGCTCAACAATAGCTTTTACAAATATTCTCTCGTAATCTCTACTAAGATTCAGTTTTCTTGCCAAAGCTCTAGTAACTTTTGCATGAAAGTTTTCCTCCAAACTACTTTGATGCCTCCACACGGCCATTACTTTACTTGTATATGTAATATGCTGGGCTCTTATCCAGCTTCGACCCACAGTAGGGGCATAAGTCAGAGTTTTTGATGAGCTCTACTCTGCAGTACGGGCAGTAAACATATTCCGGCGGAAAGGGCCTTCTACAATTCATACAGGCACTGAATCTCACCGGAATAAGTTTCCCGCAGCTACCACACAAAACATACGGTTTCTTCTTCCTAGTAACCTCGCCAAAACCCATACCCCAATGCAAATCCTCACGAAAACTAACCAAACTCGACATCCCCTAACCCAACACAATAATTTAGTTTGAAAATCCTTATCATACGTAGACGTAGATCCTTTGAAAAGTCTCTCAGGGCTCCAGTCACCTTCTAGCAATATTATCTTGTTACGCTCTCATGGAATCATTTTGTATGGTAAGCGAAAAAGCATGCTTATCTTTCAGAATGGACATAATATGCTACTGTTGTCAGAGTACTGAGCATGCGCATAGCTAGAAATGGCAAAAAGAGACGAAATAAGTTCATTTATTGAGGGCTTTTCAGCCCCCTTCATCGAGATAGCAATCTCCATCCTGTTTTCCGGAGTGTCTGAAGTAATCCAGATAATATCTGGACTGATAAAAGATAGTTCATTATTCATCTTATCGACAAACATGCTCTATCAATCGCTAACATTTGTTGCCGTTGCGGATTTTATGAGAAACCTTTTAATTGGTTTAGTTTTTCCTAGAGATGCCATTATGCATTTGTTCGGCGAGATAATCTCTCTTTTAATAGTATTTTTGATTCCCTCTTTCAATGAAGTACTTAAGAGTCAACTCTGGTCGATTATTTTGATCATTTTAGGTATGGTTATAAGAATATATCTTGAGCTGGAAAGAACAAATAGAGATTAGAACAGTTTTTCCTCAAAAAGGTTTCTGAAGAAAATCTTGATGGATTCTCGCATTATCTTGGTTTTACACATAAAGATTTATTTGGTAATCCCATTCTGGTGGAGGTTAATCCTGCTGAGAGTCAATAGAATTGTAGTAATTTTCAGGTTATTTTTGAGAGGATTAGTTTTGCTGTCTCTTTCCTATTTTTGCTAGGTCGAGTAGGGCATTTATTAATCCTCTTTTGGACGCATCTATCATCTCGATGTAGAAGAGTTTTCCATCTTTATCATAGCCTAGAATAATGTCATTGTCGAGAAGCTCCTATTGGCCAGTTCTCGGAGACCGAAGATTAAGGAGGACGGCACGCTGCCAGCTTGTATAGAAGCTCCTATTGGCCAGTTCTCCCTACCTAATCTTAAGCACTAAAATATCTACGTCGGGATCATATTTTATGGCTAGATCCATCTCCCAGACCTCTTCCTCCTACGAATAATATTCTCAATCCCACTACTATATGCGGTTACAATAAATACTTGTTGATCCCTCCCCTCATATATTACAGCTATCTTCTGATCAAACCTTACAGCGAATACCGGTTAGTAACCGTATCATAGAGAATTTCATCAGGGCTCCTAACAATGCTAAGATACTAGAGGTGGAGACATATAAGAGATATGGTGAGGATTACATAGACGTGCTTCGTTATAAAGCAGATGAAGCGAGGGCTGTTTTCGAAGAGGTTAGAGGAACTGTTGATACTACTATACGAGGCATAAGGGACATTAGACGATCACTTGCAATCGGATGGTCTATTCTAGGTGCGTTCTTTTTACCACCTCCCTTTAATAGGTTTACATCTCTGCTAGGACTCCTTAATCTCCCTTATGTTGACAGATGCCTTACATGGGTTGATTATAAGATTGCTCGGCTTAAGCTGGAAAAATTAGCCTATATATTCTTTCTTGAGTTAGATGGAGTCAGAGCATTACGCGCCTAACTTATAAATGCCTTTCAGCCAGTCTTTATATCTCAAAATATTAAAGAGAGGCAACTAAACCGATCTTCTCTAAAAACAACTTAGAAAAATTTACCACTCATATTTTAAATATTTGGCCGCATTTTTATTGTTGGTGTTTGGGGTTTGGCTTAAGCTTAGAGAAATATTATTTATGCCCTTGATATTGATGAGCTCATGTTTGCTAGCTTTAACTCTGAGCTTAGAGCTAATGTTGCTTGAAGAAAGCATACGTAAAGTGGGTTTATTGAAGAGTTATTTGAATCAAGCCGGAAAATGGAGAAGAGAGCGGATCTTCAGAGCTGGCCTGATGATCTGCAGAGTAAACAGAATTTTTCGGCGGCCTAGCCTATCCATATAAACAACATTATTAAACACCCTATTCATGTAAGCTGGCTTACCCGCGTCATATTTAGTTTCTCACAGCCACTCTTTTTCCTTCGTAAGTGTACTTATCTTAGTTTTTCTCCGTTCCCTGTTATTTTCATGAAAAAGAGAGATTATAAGTTTTTGAATTATTAGAATTGCACCATATGGACCTTGACTCACAGCGCATTTTTCTACACTTTTCATTGCCGAAAATCGCCATTGCTCAGATTGTTAAAAAGTTCAATAGCGAACAAGGAATTATCTAATCCGAATATTTTCCCTATCTCTCTTTTTGTCCAACTAAGCAGGGTCTATAATAAGAGAGAAGCCGCAGCTGAACTAAAGTGCCGCAGCTGCGACAGTAGCCTAATACAAGCCTATGTTGGAGCGCCCACCGATCCAGGCGCCATGACGGTATTTCGCGTGAGCGTGGTTCCTTCGCCTCCTGGTGGCGCCTATGACTACTTCATACTTCCGACTGGCGTCTTCCGCCTTCAGTGCCCGCGGCACAAGGGCCTTAAGGGGCTGAAAGCCGAGAATCCGCAAAGACCCTTCTACACGCTAAGGTACACGTGCCCCTTCAGCGACAGCAGCTGTGACAGCTATGACCGCGGCTTCTGCAAGGACGGCGGCAGCGCTCTCTTCTTCCCGCGCGGGAAGATTAGGAGGGCAATCGCCCGCCCCAGTGAGGGGCTCACGAGACCCTACGTTGAAGTAGTCTTCCAGGAGATGGAGAGAATGGAAGACTTAACCGAGCGCATAAATAGGGGGCTCGGCGCGAGAGCCTTCAGCGGCGCCTTCCTCGGAAGGTTTAAGGTGCACGTCCTCTCCCTCTTCTACTTGATTGGCCACAGCTACGCACCTAGGAGAAATAGAATTCCGGCCTTAGCCTTTGACGATAGAAGCAGCACTCTGCGAGTCGCTGGCCGCTCCATGACGACTACAGGTCTCCTCCTGCGTTTGGATCCAGAAAGGGTCAGCCACGTCATAGAGATTCTGAAGGGCTTTGTCCCTATAGACGAGATAGCAGCAGCGCATTCGGTGGCGCACGCGGCCATGAAGGCCATCGTGATGCTCTCAGGTCTCTCTTATGGAGAGTTTGGCGAGGCTGCCTATGCGGATGGAGAGCAGCTGGAGGTCTTAATATACGATGATTCCCCGGGCGGCGTGGGCGGCGTCGACGCCATAAGGGAGTGCCTGCCGGACTTCCTTAACCGCTTAATGCAGAGCGCGGCCCCATGCCCAAGGGCCTGTAGAACCGCGTGCAGAGCCTGTCTCTACGTCGAAAACTGCGGAAGTCTAAACTTCATGCTGAGCTGGATGGCCGCAAACATGTACCTTCGGGGTGGCGAGCTTTGAGCGCCGCCGAAAAGGTGATAGAGCTCCTTAAGGCGCGCAGAAGGGCCCCCACACTCGAGATAGTTAAAGCGACCGGTCTCAGCTGGGATGAAGCAATCGAGACTCTCTTCACCCTCGAGAACCGGGGGGGCAGTCAGTAGGGCTGAGGTGCTGGACTTAACAAAGCCGATAGCAACTGCCGTGTGGGAGCTCCGCGCAGAGGGCGCGCCGGAGTCTGCGGAGGGTAGGGAGCTCGGCTCCGTAGTCAGCCTAATACTTAACCCGCCGCTTCTCAGGGATTTAGGAAGCCCGCCTCCAGCATCTATGGGCTTGTTAGACTCCCTTAGCTACGCCGTCAGCTCCGCCTCTAGGAGCCTAAGGATAGCAATGCCCTACGTCGGCGATCTGATGAGCGCCCTCTTCGCGCAGCACGTCCAAGACTTAAAGAGACTCAGCTTACTAAGAGTAATAACTGAGGATACGCGAAGCAATAGACGGGCGCTCGAGCCCATGAGACTCTTCCTGCCAAATTTAGAGGTGCGCTACGCGACTAAGGAGTCCGGCGGGGTGAAGGTCGTTGGGGCGCACCTTAAGCTCATAATCGCTGACGAGGATCTGGCAATAATTGGAACCTTTAACCTCACGCAAGCGCACCTTCTCGTCAACTATGACGTTGGCGTGCTCCTCAGGGGCGGTGTCGTGAGACACTTAACGGCGATATTCGATGCGATATGGAATAAGATCGTAGGTGGAGCTGGTGAGCAGGCCTAAGAGCTTCCTTGAGGAGCTTGAGCGCTTTTACTTAAAGGCGTGGCGCTCCGCTAAGCGAGCAGGCTACTACTATGAGGAAATAGCAAGAAGAATCTTGGAGGCCGCGAGGGCCGAGGGGAATCTAATGCTGGAGTACGCCAGCCGCCTCCTCAAAGAGAGCGGCCCACTCTTAATTGACCTCATGAGGGAAGACTACTCCTTAAGAAGGAATTTAGAGTGTCTCGGAGCCAAGCTGGAGATTAAAGGAGTAAGCAAGATGGCCCTCGACGTGCTTGGGGTCCTCGACGTGCCGAGCGGTAGGGGCGTGTGGCTCTACGCGTTTTCTCCCGAGGAACACCGCGCGCTACTCGTGAGGGTAAAGCCGAGAGACGCGCGAGTCTTCGCGAGGAAGTTCCTCTTCAAGAGAGTTATCGTGAGGGCGCTTAAGGGCTCGCTAGCGTTCATCCCGGCACTTAATAAGGCTTACAGGCACAGCCTTAGACTTAAGTTCGAGCTCGCCGGAGACATTGAGCGGCTCCCGCACCTTAAGCCTGAGCAGCTGCCACTCGCTAGAGGCGGACTAGTAGCTCCAAACTTCCTCGTAGAGGCGCCCGTGCCGAGTGAAGGCAGGGGTCTGCACCAAGGAGTGGGACTGGGCATGCTTGCCGTCGTAAAAGGCGAAGGCCTTAGGCATAGAGCGGGCAACGTAGTTGAACTAGCAGCTGGCGGCCACACCTTCCGCTTAGACTCGTCCTATGCGCCGCCCTGCAGCGCTGAAGGAAGCATAGTCGCCCTCCTCCTCTTGCGGGAGAGAAGCGGCTTAGACGGTTATTATTTTGGGGGCGTAGCATGCAGGCAGGACGATGCTAACTTCCAGCGCTACCTCCCAAGCAACCTCTTCATCAGCATGCGCGGGCGAGAAATCGCCGAGATAGTCGGTGGGATGCCGATGGACCTAGTAAAGTACTACGAGCCGAGCGGAGAATACAAGGAGGGCTATAATCTATTTAAGCGGTGGTTGCTCTCGCGGGCCAGGGGGCAGTCTCTTTCGGAGAGGGAGGTCGTGCTGAAGTTCTATAAGATGATGGGCGAGGTGGCGTTCAGCGTGCCGAACCCCACAATAATTAGCTATAAAGAGCTGCCGCTCTGGG
This Candidatus Bathyarchaeia archaeon DNA region includes the following protein-coding sequences:
- a CDS encoding tyrosine-type recombinase/integrase, giving the protein MEGLKTSLLQEHTKLIEGFKRDCKLRGMTEESIRRYLSSVRIFLNFIKFRGLTVANVDLHALRDFLQHIVEGGAKYKTIENYFSALSSFYDYLVFEGIVDRNIILPFRKRYLKRYKSGYDDPERRLLSVEEMSRLVNSIMDPRDKAIAVLLAKTGIRRGELLRLDVDDINWEDYSITLKPTPKRSNRIVFFDDECARVLRRWLRVREKLNPPTKALFVSYQSLQRLDRNGLWNAIVKYAKRLGFHNPNSPRLEDHFGPHCFRHWFTTWLLRNGMPREYVKELRGDKRREAIDIYHIDREELRRAYLACIPKLGIE
- a CDS encoding zinc ribbon domain-containing protein, translated to MSSLVSFREDLHWGMGFGEVTRKKKPYVLCGSCGKLIPVRFSACMNCRRPFPPEYVYCPYCRVELIKNSDLCPYCGSKLDKSPAYYIYK
- a CDS encoding DUF3368 domain-containing protein, translating into MVNSHNKTKGKKILIFDTSAISALSRISLLNKIIAYKKATNVELMLPSVVHDELRRYKSFPRIKEFLEQNFKVIIPPNEVMEEIERKKSGLGPGEISVIASVISITREDNEAIVMAIIDDKRGRKSAKALNLEVHGSLWIITQLKKHNIITKEEAVNSIRTLPQHGFHISEEDLQAVIEEIRRDC
- a CDS encoding phospholipase D family protein; amino-acid sequence: MKQSRLSSPSRTGGAVSRAEVLDLTKPIATAVWELRAEGAPESAEGRELGSVVSLILNPPLLRDLGSPPPASMGLLDSLSYAVSSASRSLRIAMPYVGDLMSALFAQHVQDLKRLSLLRVITEDTRSNRRALEPMRLFLPNLEVRYATKESGGVKVVGAHLKLIIADEDLAIIGTFNLTQAHLLVNYDVGVLLRGGVVRHLTAIFDAIWNKIVGGAGEQA
- a CDS encoding DUF1998 domain-containing protein; this encodes MLRLLKSSIANKELSNPNIFPISLFVQLSRVYNKREAAAELKCRSCDSSLIQAYVGAPTDPGAMTVFRVSVVPSPPGGAYDYFILPTGVFRLQCPRHKGLKGLKAENPQRPFYTLRYTCPFSDSSCDSYDRGFCKDGGSALFFPRGKIRRAIARPSEGLTRPYVEVVFQEMERMEDLTERINRGLGARAFSGAFLGRFKVHVLSLFYLIGHSYAPRRNRIPALAFDDRSSTLRVAGRSMTTTGLLLRLDPERVSHVIEILKGFVPIDEIAAAHSVAHAAMKAIVMLSGLSYGEFGEAAYADGEQLEVLIYDDSPGGVGGVDAIRECLPDFLNRLMQSAAPCPRACRTACRACLYVENCGSLNFMLSWMAANMYLRGGEL